The Xenopus laevis strain J_2021 chromosome 7S, Xenopus_laevis_v10.1, whole genome shotgun sequence genome includes a window with the following:
- the LOC108697860 gene encoding protein FAM131C, translating into MAQGCLPFVMGSCISKEFFFSGNKEIHLSNNVTSKSASPPVSAQAPQPPRDPAPTETPEEEEEDEEDEMGKKCFKPPNGFMCDSKENGRNYDITELATSSLTGLVQTIKDRITKPTAMARGRVAHLIEWKGWSAPQTSWDPSITDDERYSDLTDELKEARFAAGVAEQFAITEATLSAWSSLDEEEMHFGLGSQEVPQLQDLESLYLQGRLLSYVPCGSDLGGSLSYSSAVSLSAAPQHLLPMESWDVTHQPVFPCGTMSSSSDNSRAAAAGEGEALPESFKPRLNNSLHYVDSSSLSEDEVFYN; encoded by the exons AGTTCTTCTTCAGTGGCAACAAGGAGATTCACTTGTCCAACAATGTCACCAGCAAGTCAGCCAGCCCCCCAGTGTCTGCACAAGCCCCCCAGCCCCCAAGGGATCCAGCACCCACAGAAACtcctgaagaggaggaggaggatgaagaggacGAAATGGGGAAG AAATGCTTCAAGCCTCCCAATGGGTTTATGTGCGACTCCAAGGAAAACGGCAGAAATTACGACATCACAGAACTCGCCACCTCATCACTTACAG GTTTGGTGCAAACAATCAAGGACCGTATCACAAAACCAACAGCCATGGCTCGCGGGAGGGTCGCCCACCTCATAGAGTGGAAAGGCTGGAGTGCCCCCCAAACAAGCTGGGACCCCTCAATCACTGATGATGAGCGTTATTCAGACCTGACGGATGagctgaaggaagcaagatttgCAGCAG GGGTCGCCGAACAATTCGCTATCACAGAAGCCACACTCAGCGCCTGGTCCTCTCTGGATGAAGAAGAAATGCATTTTGGGTTGGGCTCACAAGAAGTGCCCCAGCTGCAAG ACCTGGAGAGTCTGTACCTGCAGGGGAGGCTTCTGAGTTACGTCCCCTGCGGATCAGATCTGGGGGGGAGCCTCTCTTACTCCTCAGCCGTGTCCTTATCAGCGGCCCCCCAGCACTTACTGCCCATGGAGAGTTGGGATGTGACTCACCAGCCTGTGTTTCCCTGCGGGACAATGAGCAGCAGCTCCGACAATtccagagcagcagcagcaggagaggGGGAAGCCCTTCCGGAATCCTTCAAACCCCGACTCAACAACTCCCTGCACTACGTGGACAGCAGCTCCCTGTCTGAGGACGAGGTCTTCTACAACTAG
- the LOC108697862 gene encoding uncharacterized protein LOC108697862 isoform X1, with protein sequence MCLKYSLQEQEGPCNSGFPGYSLGNKTPVQSQGTGPAPVQSQGTESGLCDCVIRRRELAMDSIHHTFIINCHTGTRLCFTGDPRPVPVRSRDPSSRAPSTRERLRTCFTHCINNESTTDPSCSCCPSPKAKDCGKLVPISQWQTSLVPTEGKPEQSRLYKVLEDSVKQFLRSVASCLRTQKP encoded by the exons ATGTGCCTGAAGTACAGCCTGCAGGAGCAAG AGGGTCCCTGCAACTCTGGATTTCCTGGATATTCACTTGGAAATAAGACTCCTGTCCAATCACAAGGAACGGGTCCAGCTCCTGTCCAATCACAAGGGACAG AGTCGGGCCTGTGTGACTGTGTTATCAGGAGACGGGAGTTGGCAATGGATTCCATACATCACACCTTCATTATTAACTGCCACACTGGGACACGGCTTTGCTTTACCGGAGACCCCAGACCAGTCCCAGTGAGAAGCCGAGACCCCTCCAGCCGGGCCCCCAGCACCAGAGAGCGGCTCCGCACCTGCTTCACCCACTGTATAAATAACGAGAGCACTACGGACCCCTCCTGCAGCTGCTGCCCATCACCCAAAGCAAAGGATTGTGGGAAACTTGTGCCCATCAGTCAATGGCAGACTTCACTTGTGCCAACTGAGGGGAAACCTGAGCAGAGCCGCCTGTACAAGGTGTTGGAGGACTCGGTAAAACAATTCCTGCGGAGCGTCGCTTCCTGTCTCCGAACCCAGAAACCCTAA
- the LOC108697862 gene encoding uncharacterized protein LOC108697862 isoform X2, giving the protein MCLKYSLQEQESGLCDCVIRRRELAMDSIHHTFIINCHTGTRLCFTGDPRPVPVRSRDPSSRAPSTRERLRTCFTHCINNESTTDPSCSCCPSPKAKDCGKLVPISQWQTSLVPTEGKPEQSRLYKVLEDSVKQFLRSVASCLRTQKP; this is encoded by the exons ATGTGCCTGAAGTACAGCCTGCAGGAGCAAG AGTCGGGCCTGTGTGACTGTGTTATCAGGAGACGGGAGTTGGCAATGGATTCCATACATCACACCTTCATTATTAACTGCCACACTGGGACACGGCTTTGCTTTACCGGAGACCCCAGACCAGTCCCAGTGAGAAGCCGAGACCCCTCCAGCCGGGCCCCCAGCACCAGAGAGCGGCTCCGCACCTGCTTCACCCACTGTATAAATAACGAGAGCACTACGGACCCCTCCTGCAGCTGCTGCCCATCACCCAAAGCAAAGGATTGTGGGAAACTTGTGCCCATCAGTCAATGGCAGACTTCACTTGTGCCAACTGAGGGGAAACCTGAGCAGAGCCGCCTGTACAAGGTGTTGGAGGACTCGGTAAAACAATTCCTGCGGAGCGTCGCTTCCTGTCTCCGAACCCAGAAACCCTAA
- the zbtb17.S gene encoding zinc finger and BTB domain-containing protein 17 (The RefSeq protein has 2 substitutions compared to this genomic sequence) yields MAAMDFPQHSHLVLEQLNQQRQLGLLCDCTFVVDGIDFKAHKAVLAACSQYFRMLFVEQKDVVHLDISNAAGLGQVLEFMYTAQLSLTRDNVEDVLAVAGFLQMQEIVNACTALKSLSITPGATATCLESLTPVQGDVPQGEGAVPDSVDDGNRVGECDAAPVLYQHGGHSEENCVEESDTRADDHREESLAVMETRPAEETVLSDQHEDPPDKNKKEANVPQTQVVWRVPAAEKSAAPTEERPAKAEGQTGQTDKLCEEEVGGESEEDPGGENREATDENEFVATDSGDSLHPHSDATPYGDRNESRPYGSTTHTCKFCGKEFTHTGNFTRHIRTHTGEKPFTCRECNKAFSDPAACRAHEKTHSPLKPYGCEDCGKSYRLVSLLNLHKKRHTGDARYRCSDCNKHFTTAGNLKRHQLVHSGEKPYHCEFCNRPFSDPTSKMRHLETHDTNKEHKCPHCDKKFNQLGNLKAHLKIHITDGPLKCRECGKQFTTTGNLKRHLRIHSGEKPYVCVHCKRKFADPGALQRHVRTHTGEKPCLCMICGKAFTQASSLIAHVRQHTGEKPYVCERCGKRFVQSSQLANHIRHHDNIRPHKCSICNKAFVNVGDLTKHVIIHTGEKPFLCDKCGRGFNRVDNLRSHVKTVHQGKAGMKLLEHEEGEVDEDEVNIVTVTSDEMVTLTTETIAATAVTELTDPNTQILYACDSCGEKFLDANSLAQHVRMHTAQALVMFQADTDFYQQYSAPTTWHTEQVIQSGELIFRAREGSEEQAQAIDCQSPVE; encoded by the exons ATGGCAG CCATGGATTTCCCTCAGCACAGTCACCTGGTTCTGGAGCAGCTCAATCAGCAGAGGCAGTTGGGGTTGTTGTGCGACTGCACCTTCGTGGTGGACGGGATCGACTTCAAGGCCCACAAAGCCGTGTTGGCCGCCTGCAGCCAGTACTTCCGCATGTTGTTTGTGGAGCAGAAGGATGTGGTGCATCTGGATATCAGCAACGCCGCAG GCCTGGGGCAGGTTCTGGAGTTTATGTACACGGCACAGCTCAGCCTGACCCGAGACAACGTAGAGGACGTCCTCGCTGTGGCCGGATTCCTCCAGATGCAGGAGATTGTAAATGCCTGTACTGCCCTCAAATCTCTCAGTATTACCCCCGGGGCAACTGCCACCTGCCTGGAGAGTCTCACACCAGTGCaag GTGATGTGCCTCAGGGGGAGGGAGCAGTTCCAGACTCTGTTGATGATGGGAACAGAGTGGGGGAATGTGATGCGGCTCCGGTTTTGTTCCAACATGGCGGCCACAGCGAGGAAAACTGTGTGGAGG AAAGCGACACAAGGGCCGATGATCACAGGGAGGAGAGTTTGGCTGTGATGGAGACTCGCCCTGCGGAGGAGACGGTTCTCTCAGACCAGCATGAAG ACCCCCCAGATAAGGATAAGAAAGAAGCGAATGTGCCGCAGACTCAAGTTGTCTGGCGCGTCCCGGCTGCAGAGAAGAGTGCGGCACCCACAGAGGAGAGACCAGCGAAGGCTGAGGGACAGACAGGACAGACAGACAAACTGTGTGAGGAGGAGGTGGGAGGAGAATCAGAGGAAGATCCTGGGGGAGAGAACAGGGAGGCGACAGATGAAAATGAATTTGTAGCCACAGACTCTGGGGACTCCCTGCACCCTCATTCTGATGCAACTCCCTACGGAGATCGGAATGAGTCCAGGCCCTACGGCTCCACCACTCACACGTGTAAG ttCTGCGGCAAAGAATTCACCCACACGGGCAACTTCACCAGACACATTCGcacccacacaggggagaaaccgttCACCTGCCGGGAGTGTAATAAAGCTTTCTCCGACCCCGCGGCCTGCAGAGCTCACGAGAAGACTCACAG CCCCCTGAAACCGTACGGCTGCGAGGACTGCGGGAAGAGCTACCGCCTGGTGAGTCTCCTGAACCTGCACAAGAAGCGCCACACAGGTGACGCCCGCTACCGCTGCAGCGACTGCAACAAACACTTCACCACCGCCGGCAACCTGAAGAGGCACCAGCTGGTCCACAGCGGAGAGAAACCGTATCACTGCGAGTTCTGCAACCGCCCCTTCTCTGACCCCACCTCCAAAATGCGCCACTTGGAAACGCACGACACCAACAAGGAGCACAAGTGCCCCCACTGCGACAAGAAGTTCAACCAA CTGGGAAACCTGAAAGCCCACCTGAAGATTCACATAACGGACGGACCCCTGAAATGCAGAGAATGTGGGAAGCAATTTACTACTACAG GGAACCTTAAGAGGCACCTGCGCATTCACAGCGGTGAGAAGCCATACGTCTGCGTCCACTGCAAGAGGAAATTTGCGGATCCGGGAGCTCTGCAGCGACACGTCCGGACTCACACTG GGGAGAAGCCGTGTCTGTGTATGATCTGTGGCAAAGCCTTCACTCAGGCCAGCTCTCTAATCGCTCACGTGAGGCagcacacaggggagaaaccatacGTCTGCGAGCGCTGCGGGAAAAG GTTCGTGCAGTCGAGTCAACTCGCCAACCATATCCGCCATCACGACAACATCCGCCCGCACAAGTGCAGCATTTGCAACAAAGCGTTTGTCAACGTGGGAGACCTCACGAAGCACGTGATCATTCACACTG GAGAGAAGCCGTTCTTATGCGACAAGTGCGGCCGTGGGTTCAATCGCGTGGACAATCTCCGCTCCCACGTGAAGACCGTGCACCAGGGCAAGGCCGGAATGAAACTGCTGGAGCACGAGGAAGGGGAAGTGGATGAAGACGAGGTGAATATAGTGACCGTCACGTCTGATGAAATGGTGACTTTAACCACAGAGACTATCGCTGCCACGGCCGTCACTGAGCTCACAG ATCCCAACACCCAGATCCTATACGCCTGCGACTCCTGCGGAGAGAAGTTCCTGGACGCCAATAGTTTGGCCCAACACGTGAGAATGCACACGGCCCAGGCGCTTGTCATGTTCCAGGCGGACACGGACTTTTACCAGCAGTACAGCGCTCCCACCACGTGGCACACGGAGCAGGTCATACAGTCCGGGGAGCTTATATTCCGTGCACGTGAGGGGAGCGAAGAACAAGCCCAGGCTATTGATTGTCAGAGCCCAGTGGAATAG